The Achromobacter deleyi genome has a window encoding:
- a CDS encoding sensor domain-containing protein has translation MLDSHLGGSSESPQGAAWHVGNYLTSMDRALLLFDFDATGSLLNANANFLAAVGYTREEALMLRHDMLCDSMDEGKGIASGERIWARLRGGQHFSGTCRYRQKDGSSLWIEATYLPMLDEAGEVGRISVISRKSIADAERQEEIRLLLLGINETGNAVAVSGCDGRIVYVNDGFQRMLGFSRGDALDQDLGELLAGGRPDGGTREELHRRIACREGYHKDVLVYDRGGKPLWVSVMANSVFDDRGTLVNIVDVLTDITPTKVHEVLQRRVLQAMVNEASVVEVMNMVCREVERLAPEVAATVVRVDDAGLLRPLAAPSLPKAYADALDGVAIGPQAGACGTSAFLGRPVIVPDIATDPLWDDYRHLPLPEDIKACWSSPIKSSDGRVIGTFGFYFRERRLPDDFHHRLVDVCVYLCALALEREEARARIRQLAFYDELTGLPNRNLLLAQAEQAIARAEPERKRVAVLFLDLDRFKQVNDTLGHPIGDALLRDVAQRLRRLARPTDIVGRLSGDEFVMLMPEFEQGRLTAAAEHILVALAQPFSVGGITLNPSVSIGISVFPENGRDMDTLLRHADMAMYQAKTAGRNRISFFSAEMNRQAQERLALEAALRDALEAKALRLHYQPQVGLKNGSLYGVEALARWRHPTLGDISPARFVPLAEECGLIGDLGDWALREACSQLAIWRNNGLRVPSVSVNLSATNFHNLNLPRMIAATLAEFGLVPADLMLEITEGVVLDATAGTLRTIAELHRLGVRLSMDDFGTGYSSLGHLRRLIVDELKLDRSFVQGLESDDAARALTSAVIRIGESLSLPVVAEGVENEEQRRFLIEQGCAAGQGFLFSPPLPAGDLEEWLRGRP, from the coding sequence ATGCTTGATTCTCATCTTGGCGGTTCGAGCGAGAGCCCCCAAGGCGCCGCGTGGCATGTGGGAAATTATCTGACGTCGATGGACCGGGCGCTGCTGCTGTTCGACTTCGACGCGACCGGCTCCTTGCTGAACGCCAACGCAAATTTCCTGGCCGCGGTGGGCTATACCCGCGAAGAGGCGCTGATGCTGCGCCACGACATGCTGTGCGACAGCATGGACGAAGGCAAGGGCATTGCCAGCGGTGAACGTATCTGGGCCCGGCTGCGCGGGGGCCAGCACTTCTCGGGCACCTGCCGCTACCGCCAGAAGGACGGAAGCTCCCTCTGGATCGAGGCGACTTACCTGCCCATGCTGGACGAGGCCGGCGAGGTCGGCCGGATCTCGGTGATTTCGCGCAAGTCGATCGCCGACGCCGAGCGTCAGGAAGAGATCCGCCTGCTGCTGCTGGGCATCAACGAAACCGGCAACGCGGTGGCCGTGTCCGGCTGTGACGGACGCATCGTCTATGTGAATGACGGCTTCCAGCGCATGCTGGGCTTTTCGCGCGGCGACGCGCTGGACCAGGATCTGGGCGAACTGCTGGCCGGCGGGCGGCCCGACGGCGGCACGCGCGAGGAGCTGCACCGCCGCATCGCGTGCCGCGAGGGCTACCACAAGGATGTGCTGGTCTACGACCGGGGCGGCAAGCCGCTGTGGGTTTCGGTCATGGCCAATTCCGTGTTCGACGACCGCGGCACGCTGGTCAATATCGTGGATGTGCTGACCGACATCACGCCCACCAAGGTGCATGAAGTCCTGCAGCGCCGAGTGCTCCAGGCCATGGTCAACGAGGCCTCGGTGGTCGAGGTCATGAACATGGTGTGCCGCGAGGTCGAACGCCTGGCGCCCGAGGTGGCGGCCACGGTGGTGCGCGTGGACGACGCCGGCCTGCTTCGGCCGCTGGCGGCGCCGAGTCTGCCGAAGGCCTATGCGGATGCGCTGGACGGCGTGGCGATCGGTCCCCAGGCGGGAGCCTGCGGGACCAGCGCGTTCCTGGGGCGTCCGGTCATCGTGCCGGACATCGCCACGGATCCGCTGTGGGACGATTACCGGCACCTGCCGTTGCCCGAAGACATCAAGGCGTGCTGGTCGTCGCCGATAAAGTCCAGCGATGGCCGGGTGATCGGCACCTTCGGTTTCTATTTCCGCGAGCGCCGCCTGCCCGATGACTTCCATCACCGCCTGGTGGATGTGTGCGTCTATCTGTGCGCGCTGGCGCTGGAGCGTGAGGAAGCCCGCGCCCGTATCCGCCAGCTGGCCTTCTACGACGAGCTGACGGGCCTGCCCAACCGCAATCTGCTGCTGGCCCAGGCCGAGCAGGCGATCGCGCGCGCCGAGCCGGAGCGCAAGCGGGTGGCGGTGCTGTTCCTGGACCTGGACCGCTTCAAGCAGGTCAACGACACGCTGGGCCATCCGATCGGCGATGCGCTGCTGCGCGATGTGGCGCAGCGTCTGCGCCGGCTGGCGCGCCCCACCGATATCGTCGGCCGGCTGTCCGGCGACGAGTTCGTGATGCTGATGCCGGAATTCGAGCAGGGCCGCCTGACCGCGGCGGCCGAGCATATTCTGGTGGCGCTGGCGCAGCCGTTCTCGGTGGGCGGCATCACGCTCAATCCCTCGGTCAGCATCGGCATCAGCGTGTTCCCGGAAAACGGGCGCGACATGGACACGTTGCTGCGCCACGCCGACATGGCCATGTACCAGGCCAAGACGGCGGGCCGCAACCGCATTTCGTTCTTCAGCGCGGAAATGAACCGCCAGGCGCAGGAACGGCTGGCGCTGGAGGCTGCCCTGCGCGACGCGCTGGAAGCCAAGGCGCTGCGGTTGCACTACCAGCCGCAGGTGGGCCTGAAGAACGGCAGCCTGTACGGGGTGGAGGCGCTGGCCCGCTGGCGTCATCCCACGTTGGGCGATATCTCGCCGGCGCGTTTCGTGCCGCTGGCCGAAGAGTGCGGGCTGATCGGCGACCTGGGCGACTGGGCGCTGCGCGAGGCCTGCTCGCAACTGGCCATCTGGCGCAACAATGGCCTGCGGGTGCCGTCGGTGTCGGTGAACCTGTCGGCTACGAATTTCCATAATCTGAACCTGCCGCGGATGATCGCGGCGACGCTGGCGGAGTTTGGCCTGGTGCCAGCGGACCTGATGCTGGAGATCACCGAAGGCGTGGTGCTGGACGCCACGGCGGGCACGCTGCGTACGATCGCGGAGTTGCATCGGCTGGGCGTACGCCTTTCGATGGACGACTTTGGAACGGGGTATTCCAGTCTGGGGCATTTGCGACGGCTGATCGTGGATGAGCTGAAGCTGGATCGCAGTTTTGTCCAGGGACTGGAGAGCGATGACGCGGCTCGTGCTTTGACCAGCGCGGTGATACGGATCGGCGAGAGCTTGAGTCTGCCTGTGGTTGCCGAGGGCGTCGAGAACGAAGAGCAGCGGCGGTTTTTGATTGAGCAGGGGTGTGCGGCGGGGCAGGGGTTTCTGTTTTCGCCGCCGTTGCCGGCGGGGGATCTTGAAGAGTGGCTTCGGGGGCGGCCTTAG
- the siaD gene encoding biofilm regulation diguanylate cyclase SiaD translates to MKPGAAELDQRIAELLADPAYAGHPLREALEALWRHTGEQMTRIQRVTQLSDAYQTMAHERELGLCDQFDRQLRRLTRIARISDHYQNMMRDLNRALEETSSRDPLTGLLNRRALMEMIKQEVQRVSRSGESFVVAMLDVDHFKAVNDRYGHETGDRALVELAGVLGESLREYDLCGRWGGEEFLVLLPHTQPDAAQAVMDRLVGNVRGLAVAAGDEVLRLTVSIGMAYHQLGETFSETLSRADQALYLAKQDGRDRVALGFPKR, encoded by the coding sequence ATGAAACCAGGCGCCGCCGAACTGGATCAGCGCATCGCTGAACTGCTGGCGGATCCGGCCTATGCCGGCCATCCGCTGCGCGAGGCGCTGGAGGCGCTCTGGCGGCATACCGGCGAACAGATGACGCGCATCCAGCGTGTGACCCAGCTTTCGGACGCCTACCAGACCATGGCGCACGAGCGCGAACTGGGGCTGTGCGACCAGTTCGACCGGCAGTTGCGCCGGCTGACCCGCATCGCGCGGATCTCGGACCACTACCAGAACATGATGCGCGATCTGAACCGGGCGCTGGAAGAAACCTCCAGCCGCGATCCGCTGACCGGGCTGCTGAACCGGCGCGCGCTGATGGAGATGATCAAGCAGGAAGTCCAGCGCGTCTCGCGCAGCGGCGAGAGTTTCGTCGTCGCGATGCTGGATGTGGACCATTTCAAGGCCGTCAACGACCGCTACGGCCATGAAACGGGCGATCGGGCGCTGGTGGAACTGGCGGGCGTGCTGGGCGAAAGCCTGCGCGAGTACGACCTTTGCGGCCGCTGGGGCGGCGAGGAATTCCTGGTGCTGCTTCCCCATACGCAACCGGACGCGGCTCAGGCGGTCATGGACCGGCTGGTCGGCAACGTGCGCGGGCTGGCGGTCGCGGCGGGGGACGAGGTCTTGAGACTCACTGTCAGCATTGGGATGGCGTATCACCAGTTGGGCGAGACTTTTTCAGAGACGCTCAGCCGGGCGGATCAGGCGTTGTACCTGGCCAAGCAGGATGGACGCGACCGCGTCGCGCTTGGTTTCCCCAAGCGCTGA
- a CDS encoding ABC transporter ATP-binding protein, giving the protein MLTIESAKSGYGASQVLFGVDLEIGAGQVVTLLGRNGMGKTTLLRTLFGQLPLRGGKIHFAGQDISGWSPDRIARVGMAIVPEGRQCFPNLTVREHLTAFVAARNPDIREPWTPERVFELFPRLSERARNMGNQLSGGEQQMLAIGRALVTNPRLLILDEATEGLAPKIREEIWNCLARLREAGQTILVIDKYVERLLSLADRHVILERGKVVWTGDSKALDDDRGLWERYLGV; this is encoded by the coding sequence ATGCTGACCATCGAATCGGCCAAGAGCGGCTACGGCGCGAGCCAGGTGCTGTTCGGCGTGGACCTGGAGATCGGCGCGGGCCAGGTCGTGACCTTGCTGGGCCGCAACGGCATGGGCAAGACCACGCTGCTGCGCACCCTGTTCGGCCAGTTGCCGCTGCGCGGCGGCAAGATCCACTTCGCCGGGCAGGACATCAGCGGCTGGAGCCCCGACCGCATCGCGCGGGTCGGCATGGCCATCGTCCCGGAAGGGCGCCAGTGCTTTCCCAACCTGACGGTGCGCGAGCACCTGACCGCCTTCGTGGCGGCTCGCAACCCGGATATCCGCGAACCCTGGACGCCGGAGCGCGTGTTCGAACTCTTTCCCCGGCTGAGCGAGCGCGCCCGCAACATGGGCAACCAGCTTTCGGGCGGCGAGCAGCAGATGCTGGCGATAGGCCGAGCGCTGGTGACCAATCCCCGGCTGCTGATCCTGGACGAGGCCACCGAAGGCCTGGCGCCCAAGATCCGGGAAGAAATCTGGAATTGCCTGGCGCGCCTGCGCGAGGCGGGTCAGACCATCCTGGTCATCGACAAATATGTCGAAAGGTTGCTGAGCCTGGCGGACCGCCACGTCATCCTGGAACGCGGCAAAGTGGTATGGACGGGCGACTCCAAAGCGCTCGACGACGACCGCGGCCTATGGGAACGCTACCTGGGCGTGTAG
- the siaC gene encoding biofilm regulation phosphoprotein SiaC → MKDLNIPGTQSTPAISADAAAGVLAMRGDSYPENSFELFGPVIEWVEAYLQDSAAPLNLELELLYLNTSSIKSVMDIFDVLEAAHRKDRQVSVTWFYDMRNERVGELAEEFKEDCTFPFSVVGRQ, encoded by the coding sequence ATGAAAGACCTGAACATTCCCGGGACCCAGTCCACGCCCGCCATCAGCGCCGACGCAGCCGCCGGCGTGCTGGCGATGCGCGGTGATTCCTATCCCGAGAATTCCTTCGAACTGTTCGGCCCGGTCATCGAGTGGGTCGAGGCGTACCTGCAAGACAGTGCCGCGCCCCTGAACCTGGAACTGGAACTGCTGTATCTCAATACCAGCAGCATCAAGTCGGTCATGGACATCTTCGACGTGCTGGAGGCGGCGCATCGCAAGGACCGCCAGGTCAGCGTCACCTGGTTCTACGACATGCGCAACGAGCGCGTCGGCGAGCTGGCCGAGGAATTCAAGGAAGACTGCACCTTTCCGTTTTCGGTCGTCGGCCGCCAATGA
- the siaA gene encoding biofilm regulation protein phosphatase SiaA (SiaB is a threonine kinase acting on SiaC; SiaA is the matching phosphatase.) codes for MAKWGLRRKSLMALLLACLVALAPAALIGWQVLDGVRDHFGRAFADNFTQLNRQRILAPVSRELALSQRLADSEVTRRWLRNETDPAARELFFREADGYRRDLLGRAYFIASAASGNYYFNDDQPLSEEPRYTLSPSAADDGWFYATIKSPAKYNINVNPDLKLKTTKVWINVQVRDGDRVMGLTGAGLDVGGFLREFVNSGQPGVTPIIVDEEGAIQAHMNAALIAYNSGAGGAGGQGMVFNLLDAGEGRAELLSAMHAAQADPQSVQSAWVKMDGVRQLVSVAYMPELHWHVLTVVDLGAARVLDTDWLWPAAIGLVLLFAAMLLCFGYAIERLMLRPLHRLQQSARAIADGSYDVRLPPGGQDEIGDLSRAFGVMADKVRKHTAELETKVRERTSELEDANRAMAAAHKKIGDSIDYASLIQRAILPDRQLTQSLGAHHFVLWKPRDVVGGDFYVFRSDGANCLLGIMDCAGHGVPGALMTMLARAAIDLAITEVGPGDPAGILTRTDNAIRAMLADAQLPRALATNTDAGLVYIDRQTGRLLYAGAKISLYASDGETLREVLGAKRALGDKRTGVYENNELQMEPGWTYYLATDGFLDQAGGEHGFGFGNTRFAEMLKTHARRPLTEQAAAFTQALAEYQGGQPQRDDITLLSFRFE; via the coding sequence ATGGCGAAATGGGGTTTGCGCAGGAAATCACTAATGGCGCTGCTGTTGGCGTGCCTGGTCGCCCTGGCGCCGGCCGCCTTGATCGGCTGGCAGGTGCTGGACGGCGTCAGGGATCACTTTGGCCGCGCCTTCGCCGACAATTTCACACAGTTGAACCGCCAGCGCATCCTGGCGCCGGTGTCGCGGGAACTGGCGCTGTCCCAGCGGCTGGCCGACAGCGAAGTCACCCGCCGCTGGCTGCGTAACGAAACCGATCCCGCCGCCCGTGAACTGTTTTTCCGCGAAGCCGACGGCTATCGCCGCGACCTGCTGGGCCGGGCCTATTTCATCGCCAGCGCGGCCTCCGGCAACTATTACTTCAACGACGACCAGCCGCTGTCCGAGGAGCCGCGCTACACGCTCAGCCCCAGCGCGGCCGATGACGGCTGGTTCTACGCCACGATCAAGTCCCCGGCCAAGTACAACATCAACGTCAATCCGGACCTGAAGCTCAAGACCACGAAGGTCTGGATCAACGTTCAGGTCCGGGACGGCGACAGGGTCATGGGCCTGACGGGCGCAGGCCTGGACGTGGGCGGCTTCCTGCGGGAATTCGTCAACAGCGGCCAGCCCGGCGTCACGCCCATCATCGTCGACGAAGAAGGCGCCATCCAGGCGCACATGAACGCCGCGCTCATCGCCTACAACTCCGGCGCGGGCGGAGCGGGCGGCCAAGGCATGGTCTTCAATCTGCTGGATGCCGGGGAAGGCCGCGCCGAACTGCTGTCGGCCATGCATGCGGCCCAGGCCGATCCGCAGTCCGTGCAATCGGCCTGGGTGAAGATGGACGGCGTGCGCCAGCTGGTGTCCGTGGCCTACATGCCCGAGCTGCACTGGCATGTGCTGACCGTGGTGGACCTGGGCGCCGCCCGTGTGCTGGACACGGACTGGCTGTGGCCGGCGGCGATCGGCCTGGTGTTGCTGTTCGCCGCCATGCTGCTGTGCTTCGGCTACGCGATCGAACGGCTGATGCTGCGCCCCTTGCACCGCCTGCAGCAGTCGGCGCGCGCCATTGCCGACGGCAGCTATGACGTCCGCCTGCCTCCGGGCGGCCAGGACGAGATCGGCGATTTGAGCCGCGCCTTCGGGGTCATGGCCGACAAGGTGCGCAAGCACACGGCCGAACTGGAGACCAAGGTCCGCGAACGCACCTCCGAACTGGAGGATGCCAACCGCGCCATGGCCGCCGCGCACAAGAAGATCGGCGATTCCATCGACTACGCCAGCCTGATCCAGCGCGCCATCCTGCCGGACCGCCAGCTGACCCAGTCGCTGGGGGCGCACCATTTCGTCCTGTGGAAGCCCCGCGACGTGGTGGGCGGAGACTTCTATGTGTTCCGTTCGGACGGGGCCAACTGCCTGCTGGGGATCATGGACTGCGCCGGCCATGGCGTGCCCGGCGCGCTGATGACGATGCTGGCCCGCGCCGCCATCGACCTGGCGATCACCGAAGTGGGGCCGGGCGATCCGGCCGGCATCCTGACCCGCACCGACAATGCCATCCGCGCCATGCTTGCGGATGCGCAATTGCCGCGGGCCCTTGCCACCAACACCGATGCGGGCCTGGTATATATTGACCGCCAGACTGGCCGGCTGCTGTACGCAGGTGCGAAGATCAGCCTGTACGCAAGCGATGGCGAGACCCTGCGCGAGGTGCTTGGCGCCAAGCGCGCCCTGGGCGACAAGCGTACAGGGGTATACGAGAATAATGAATTGCAGATGGAGCCCGGCTGGACCTATTACCTGGCCACCGACGGCTTCCTGGATCAGGCGGGCGGCGAGCACGGTTTCGGCTTTGGCAACACCCGTTTTGCCGAAATGCTCAAGACGCACGCCCGGCGGCCGTTAACCGAACAGGCGGCCGCGTTTACCCAGGCGCTTGCCGAGTATCAAGGCGGCCAGCCACAGCGCGACGACATTACCTTGCTGTCTTTCCGTTTCGAATAA
- a CDS encoding bifunctional salicylyl-CoA 5-hydroxylase/oxidoreductase: protein MKIVCIGGGPAGLYFGLLMKLQNPANEVTVVERNRPYDTFGWGVVFSDATMQNLRDADPVSAQTIGDAFNHWDDIDINFKGRSIRSSGHGFIGIGRKKLLNILQARCEDVGVKLVFENFVQDDQAIAREYDADLVIASDGINSQVRTRYADTFHPDIDQRRCRFVWLGTKKVFDAFTFAFVQTEHGWFQAHAYRYEDGMSTFIVETPEETWQAAGIEQMSQEEGIAYCEKLFAPWLDGNALISNASHLRGSAIWIRFPRVICNTWVHWNTLETARGQRRVPVVLMGDAAHTAHFSIGSGTKLALEDSIELARCLSGAEGSVETGLKHYEQVRSVEVLKIQNAARNSTEWFENVERYADLEPEQFAYSLLTRSQRISHENLRLRDPAWLEGFERWIAERAGAATAQGQRPAIPMLTPYQARGVRLKNRILVSPMAMYSCTDGVPGDFHLVHLGARAMGGAGLVMVEMTCVSPDGRITPGCPGLWNDEQQQAFARIVNFVHGNSDARIGMQLGHAGRKGSTQLGWQKIDHPLAEGNWPLVSASALPYIEGVSQTPRAMTRADMDQVRDNFVAAARRAAAAGFDWLELHCAHGYLLSSFISPLTNHREDEYGGSLENRLRFPLEVFRAVRAVWPEDKPMSVRISASDWVEGGITADDAVEIARHFKAAGADMIDCSSGQVSKEEKPVYGRMFQTPFADRVRNEAGIPTIAVGAIFEADHANGIIASGRADLCALARPHLADASWTLREAARVGYLDVAWPSQYFAGKRQLETNFERAAAMAQLDIK, encoded by the coding sequence ATGAAAATAGTCTGCATCGGCGGCGGCCCCGCCGGCCTGTATTTCGGTCTGCTCATGAAACTGCAGAACCCCGCGAACGAAGTCACCGTCGTCGAGCGCAACCGCCCGTATGACACCTTCGGCTGGGGCGTGGTGTTCTCCGACGCCACCATGCAGAACCTGCGAGACGCCGACCCCGTTTCCGCCCAGACCATCGGCGACGCGTTCAATCACTGGGACGACATCGACATCAACTTCAAGGGCCGCAGCATCCGCAGCAGCGGCCATGGCTTCATCGGCATCGGCCGCAAGAAGCTGCTGAACATCCTGCAGGCGCGTTGCGAAGACGTGGGCGTGAAGCTGGTGTTCGAAAACTTCGTGCAGGACGACCAGGCCATCGCCCGCGAATACGACGCGGACCTCGTCATCGCCTCCGATGGCATCAACAGCCAGGTCCGCACCCGTTACGCGGACACGTTCCACCCCGACATCGACCAGCGCCGCTGCCGCTTCGTGTGGCTGGGCACCAAGAAGGTGTTCGACGCGTTCACCTTTGCCTTCGTGCAGACCGAGCACGGCTGGTTCCAGGCCCATGCCTACCGCTACGAGGACGGCATGTCCACGTTCATCGTGGAAACGCCCGAGGAAACCTGGCAGGCCGCCGGCATCGAGCAGATGAGCCAGGAAGAGGGCATCGCCTACTGCGAAAAGCTGTTCGCGCCCTGGCTGGACGGCAATGCGCTGATCAGCAATGCCTCCCACCTGCGCGGTTCGGCCATCTGGATCCGGTTCCCGCGCGTCATCTGCAACACCTGGGTCCACTGGAACACACTGGAAACCGCCCGCGGCCAGCGCCGCGTGCCCGTCGTGCTGATGGGCGACGCGGCCCACACCGCCCACTTCTCCATCGGCTCCGGCACCAAGCTGGCGCTGGAAGACTCGATCGAGCTGGCGCGTTGCCTGAGCGGCGCGGAAGGCAGCGTGGAAACCGGCCTGAAGCACTACGAGCAAGTGCGCAGCGTGGAAGTGCTGAAGATCCAGAATGCCGCCCGCAACTCCACCGAATGGTTCGAGAACGTCGAGCGCTACGCCGACCTGGAACCCGAGCAGTTCGCCTATTCGCTGCTGACCCGCTCGCAGCGCATCTCGCACGAGAACCTGCGCCTGCGCGATCCGGCCTGGCTCGAAGGCTTCGAGCGCTGGATCGCGGAACGCGCCGGCGCCGCCACGGCCCAGGGCCAGCGGCCGGCCATTCCCATGCTGACGCCGTATCAGGCGCGCGGCGTGCGGCTGAAGAACCGCATCCTGGTGTCGCCGATGGCCATGTACTCCTGCACCGACGGCGTGCCGGGCGATTTCCACCTTGTCCACCTGGGCGCCCGCGCCATGGGTGGCGCGGGGCTGGTGATGGTGGAAATGACCTGCGTATCGCCCGACGGCCGCATCACCCCGGGGTGCCCGGGGCTGTGGAACGACGAGCAGCAGCAGGCGTTTGCCCGCATCGTGAATTTTGTGCATGGCAACAGCGATGCCCGCATCGGCATGCAGTTGGGTCACGCCGGCCGCAAGGGGTCCACGCAGCTGGGCTGGCAGAAGATCGATCACCCGCTGGCCGAGGGCAACTGGCCGCTCGTGTCGGCCTCGGCCTTGCCGTACATCGAGGGCGTGTCGCAGACGCCGCGCGCCATGACGCGCGCCGACATGGACCAGGTGCGCGACAACTTCGTCGCCGCCGCCCGCCGCGCCGCCGCGGCTGGCTTCGACTGGCTGGAGCTGCACTGCGCGCACGGCTACCTGCTGTCCAGCTTCATTTCGCCCTTGACCAACCATCGTGAAGACGAGTACGGCGGCAGCCTGGAAAACCGCCTGCGCTTTCCGCTGGAGGTCTTCCGGGCGGTGCGCGCCGTCTGGCCCGAGGACAAGCCCATGTCGGTGCGGATCTCCGCCAGCGACTGGGTCGAGGGCGGCATCACCGCCGACGACGCGGTGGAAATCGCGCGCCACTTCAAGGCCGCCGGCGCCGACATGATCGACTGCTCGTCGGGCCAGGTCAGCAAGGAAGAAAAGCCGGTTTACGGCCGCATGTTCCAGACGCCATTCGCCGACCGCGTCCGCAATGAAGCCGGCATCCCCACGATAGCCGTGGGCGCCATCTTCGAAGCCGACCATGCCAACGGGATCATCGCCTCGGGCCGCGCCGACCTCTGCGCCCTTGCACGTCCCCATTTGGCCGACGCCTCATGGACGCTGCGCGAAGCGGCTCGGGTGGGCTATCTTGATGTGGCATGGCCGAGCCAGTACTTTGCCGGCAAACGCCAGCTGGAAACCAACTTCGAACGCGCCGCCGCCATGGCGCAACTGGATATCAAATGA
- the siaB gene encoding biofilm regulation protein kinase SiaB has product MNASDLYALGERFDQNRTLLCFNGPISRSLIEEIGNALKNYLNAEHVRPAEAMDVFSVYIEMIQNIRQYAALNGDGDASATVVIGRRDESRYVVSAGNLVDSQDGHNLVARIQELAALDKAALKAEYKAQLHKPRAQGVASGAGLGLIDIARRAGAPLEASLTPAAQAGKAFFSLSVVV; this is encoded by the coding sequence ATGAATGCCTCCGATCTCTACGCGCTGGGCGAGCGGTTCGACCAGAACCGCACCCTGCTGTGTTTCAACGGGCCGATCTCTCGCAGCCTGATCGAGGAAATTGGCAATGCGCTGAAGAATTACCTGAATGCCGAACATGTCCGGCCCGCGGAAGCCATGGATGTGTTCTCGGTCTATATAGAGATGATCCAGAACATCCGCCAGTATGCGGCGTTGAATGGCGACGGGGATGCCTCGGCCACGGTCGTGATCGGGCGCCGCGACGAAAGCCGCTACGTGGTGTCGGCCGGCAATCTGGTCGATTCACAGGACGGCCACAACCTGGTCGCCCGGATCCAGGAGCTGGCCGCGCTGGACAAGGCGGCATTGAAGGCCGAATACAAGGCGCAGCTGCACAAGCCGCGCGCCCAGGGCGTGGCCTCGGGCGCAGGCCTGGGGCTGATAGACATCGCGCGCCGCGCCGGCGCTCCGCTGGAAGCCAGCCTGACCCCCGCCGCGCAAGCGGGCAAGGCCTTCTTCAGCCTGAGCGTCGTGGTCTGA
- a CDS encoding SDR family NAD(P)-dependent oxidoreductase — protein sequence MNAIPLPLAGRHALVTGGARGIGLASARALLQRGARVTLLGRDGAALDAATDSLASLGQVQAVSADIADEASVRAAFAQAEVEFGPVLVLVNNAGQAVSQRFDRTDSALWQQMLAVNLTGTFHCIQAALPGMLQEKWGRVINVASTAGLIGYGYVSAYCAAKHGVIGLTRSLALETAQKGVTVNAVCPGYTETDIVRGAVSNIVDKTGLTPEAARAKLAERNPQGRLVQPEEVAETVAWLALPASASVNGQAIAVDGGEVMTG from the coding sequence ATGAACGCAATTCCGCTACCGCTTGCCGGGCGCCACGCCCTGGTGACGGGGGGCGCCCGCGGCATCGGCCTGGCCAGCGCCCGGGCGCTGCTGCAGCGCGGCGCCCGCGTCACGCTGCTGGGCCGCGACGGCGCGGCGCTGGACGCCGCGACCGACAGCCTGGCCAGCCTGGGCCAGGTGCAGGCCGTCAGCGCGGACATCGCCGACGAGGCCTCGGTGCGCGCGGCCTTCGCGCAGGCCGAGGTCGAGTTCGGTCCCGTGCTGGTGCTGGTGAACAACGCCGGCCAGGCGGTCAGCCAGCGCTTTGACCGTACCGACTCCGCGCTGTGGCAACAGATGCTCGCCGTCAACCTGACCGGCACCTTCCACTGCATCCAGGCCGCCTTGCCCGGCATGCTGCAGGAAAAATGGGGCCGGGTAATCAACGTGGCCAGCACCGCGGGCCTGATCGGCTACGGCTATGTCAGCGCCTATTGCGCGGCCAAGCACGGCGTCATCGGCCTGACCCGCTCGCTGGCGCTGGAAACCGCGCAGAAGGGCGTCACCGTCAACGCGGTCTGCCCCGGCTACACCGAGACCGACATCGTGCGCGGCGCGGTCTCGAACATCGTCGACAAGACCGGCCTGACGCCGGAAGCCGCCCGCGCCAAGCTGGCCGAGCGCAATCCGCAGGGCCGCCTGGTGCAGCCCGAGGAAGTGGCCGAGACGGTCGCGTGGCTGGCCCTGCCGGCCTCGGCTTCCGTCAATGGCCAGGCGATCGCCGTAGACGGCGGCGAAGTGATGACCGGCTGA